The following coding sequences are from one Desulfobacterales bacterium window:
- a CDS encoding YchJ family protein — protein sequence MDKCPCGSDLFYEDCCMPLIEGDRSAQTAEALLRSRYTAYTKAKATYILQTVHPDMRSQHDEKSILEWAQQSDWHGLQIISTTGGGPQDTEGRVEFIAEYTQKSVRTNHHEIADFKKIDDTWYFYDGNAPKPETYIRKNPKIGRNDPCPCGSGKKFKKCCGK from the coding sequence ATGGATAAATGTCCTTGCGGATCAGATCTTTTCTATGAAGACTGCTGTATGCCATTGATCGAAGGCGACCGATCAGCGCAAACGGCTGAAGCCCTTTTACGCTCAAGATATACCGCTTATACAAAAGCGAAAGCAACCTATATATTGCAGACCGTTCATCCGGATATGCGATCCCAGCATGATGAAAAAAGCATTCTCGAGTGGGCGCAACAGTCCGACTGGCACGGGCTCCAAATTATCAGCACGACCGGCGGAGGGCCTCAGGACACCGAAGGCCGGGTGGAATTTATCGCGGAATATACCCAGAAATCCGTCAGAACAAACCACCATGAAATTGCCGACTTTAAAAAAATCGATGACACATGGTATTTTTACGACGGCAACGCGCCAAAGCCGGAAACATATATTCGAAAAAACCCGAAAATCGGACGAAATGATCCCTGCCCGTGCGGAAGCGGTAAAAAATTCAAAAAATGTTGCGGCAAATAA
- a CDS encoding penicillin-binding transpeptidase domain-containing protein, translated as MFIKRQHIKDSVKRPSWKQYQSRLRDNEIRKQRVRNIIRSIPFVAVFFFSVCTLTWLGKTALHYVAQRRIDKASCVVTRSGEPAGPVESVVLGGNKEDIRKVLHGKSLVNLQNSSFDIDYENKVLRVDTTLDMSLQAYLIKKMDPSTSRFIAIVVLEPLTGRVLAMTGLDKTDASNNPCINNRFPAASLFKIITASAAIETCGLKLTSPLTYNGGKHTLYKSQIREKISKYTNRITFQSSFAESINPVFGKIGALYLGKTILEQYAVAFGFNQPIGFELELLPSKVLLTSEPYQWAEVASGFNNDTIISPLHGALMVLPVLNQGKLFEPSIIDRIIDENEQSLYSSSQPVLVHQAMTPEASAMVKEMMKATVRYGTSRKAFSGCRKDRVLSRLDIGGKTGSIDNRTHDARYDWFVGFAEEKTGERKIAVSVLVAHEKFIGKRAGYYARVAMKKYFQEYFAGQSATSDHDAT; from the coding sequence ATGTTTATTAAGCGGCAACATATAAAAGATTCGGTCAAACGGCCTTCATGGAAACAATATCAAAGCAGGCTACGGGACAATGAGATTCGAAAACAGCGGGTCCGGAATATCATTCGATCTATTCCGTTCGTCGCTGTTTTCTTTTTTTCTGTCTGTACGTTGACCTGGCTGGGAAAAACAGCACTTCATTACGTGGCTCAACGCCGGATCGACAAGGCCTCTTGCGTGGTTACCCGTTCCGGTGAACCGGCCGGACCCGTCGAATCGGTCGTGCTGGGGGGTAACAAAGAAGATATCCGGAAGGTCCTTCACGGCAAATCATTGGTCAATCTTCAAAACAGTTCCTTTGACATCGATTATGAGAATAAGGTGCTGCGGGTAGATACGACGCTGGATATGTCGCTGCAGGCGTATCTGATAAAAAAAATGGATCCGTCGACATCCAGATTTATCGCCATCGTGGTATTGGAGCCTTTAACCGGAAGGGTGCTGGCCATGACCGGCCTGGACAAGACAGATGCGTCGAACAACCCCTGTATCAACAACCGATTTCCTGCGGCCAGCCTGTTTAAAATTATTACGGCATCTGCCGCCATTGAAACGTGCGGACTGAAATTAACCTCTCCCCTGACGTATAACGGAGGAAAACATACGCTGTATAAATCCCAGATCAGGGAAAAGATCAGTAAGTATACCAATCGAATTACATTCCAGTCCTCTTTTGCCGAGTCGATCAATCCGGTATTCGGGAAAATTGGCGCCTTGTATCTGGGAAAAACGATTCTGGAGCAATATGCCGTTGCCTTTGGATTTAACCAGCCGATCGGCTTTGAGCTTGAGCTGTTGCCCAGTAAGGTTTTGCTGACTTCAGAGCCCTACCAGTGGGCGGAGGTGGCAAGCGGGTTCAACAATGATACCATTATATCCCCGCTTCATGGTGCGCTGATGGTGTTGCCGGTACTCAATCAGGGGAAACTGTTTGAACCGAGTATTATCGATCGAATTATCGATGAAAATGAGCAGAGCCTCTACAGCAGCAGCCAGCCGGTACTGGTTCATCAGGCCATGACGCCGGAAGCATCGGCTATGGTCAAAGAAATGATGAAAGCCACGGTCCGGTATGGTACCAGTCGAAAAGCATTCAGCGGCTGCCGGAAAGATCGTGTCCTGTCACGACTGGATATCGGCGGGAAAACCGGCTCCATTGATAACAGAACGCATGATGCCAGATATGACTGGTTTGTGGGCTTTGCGGAGGAAAAAACAGGTGAACGGAAAATTGCCGTATCGGTTCTGGTGGCGCATGAAAAGTTTATCGGGAAAAGAGCCGGATATTATGCACGGGTTGCCATGAAAAAATATTTTCAGGAATATTTTGCCGGACAAAGCGCCACTTCGGATCATGATGCCACATGA
- a CDS encoding protein GlmU — MDLTLKCYDKIRHLIEKGVSIPNPFTLDIGDEVHVENISGRGVKIYPGCRIYGSKTVISSDTKIGREAPATIEDCQIGAGVELKGGYFNQSVFLEKASMNTGAHVREGCILEEQANTAHTVGLKQTILFPYVTLGSLINFCDCLMSGGTSRSNHSEVGSSYIHFNYTPESDKTTPSLIGDVPRGVMLNQPPIFLGGQGGIVGPIRLGFGNVVGAGTIMRKDSPEDSKLIFGKAYRDSVIDFVPRLYPDLSRMVSNNIIYIANLIALTQWYVHVRKGVMSRLEFGDLLFCGATEKLSAAISERIKRLISMAEKMPDSLEVNTRNSRSAEIKREFHENIHRICEIFRDNACVNSTASHRDRFLSGLNAHLSHIGQMDYLDLIKGLPPDISQSGSHWLNQIVETICRKAASVAPAMNLLS; from the coding sequence TTGGACCTGACACTCAAATGTTACGATAAAATCCGACATTTAATCGAAAAAGGCGTATCAATACCCAATCCGTTTACTCTCGATATCGGCGATGAGGTCCATGTGGAGAACATCTCCGGCAGGGGCGTTAAAATTTATCCCGGATGCCGGATTTATGGCAGCAAAACGGTTATCTCTTCAGACACCAAGATCGGCAGAGAAGCGCCCGCAACCATTGAAGACTGTCAGATTGGCGCCGGGGTAGAGCTCAAAGGCGGGTATTTCAACCAATCCGTTTTCCTTGAAAAAGCAAGCATGAATACAGGGGCTCACGTCCGGGAAGGATGTATTCTGGAAGAACAGGCGAATACGGCTCACACCGTTGGCCTCAAGCAGACGATTTTATTTCCCTATGTCACACTTGGCAGCCTGATCAATTTCTGCGACTGCCTGATGTCCGGAGGAACCAGCCGGAGCAACCACAGTGAAGTCGGAAGTTCCTACATCCATTTTAACTATACCCCGGAAAGTGACAAAACCACCCCGTCACTGATTGGTGATGTCCCCAGAGGCGTGATGCTGAATCAACCCCCGATTTTTTTAGGGGGACAGGGAGGCATTGTGGGGCCGATACGATTGGGCTTCGGCAATGTTGTGGGCGCCGGTACCATCATGAGAAAAGATTCCCCTGAAGACAGCAAACTGATATTCGGCAAAGCCTATCGCGACTCGGTCATTGATTTTGTTCCCAGGCTTTACCCGGATTTGTCCCGTATGGTCAGTAATAATATTATTTACATCGCGAACCTGATTGCGTTAACCCAGTGGTATGTTCATGTCCGTAAAGGCGTGATGAGCCGGCTTGAATTCGGCGATCTGCTTTTTTGTGGCGCCACGGAAAAACTGTCTGCTGCCATATCAGAACGAATAAAACGGCTTATTTCCATGGCGGAAAAGATGCCGGATTCACTGGAGGTCAATACACGCAACTCCCGTTCTGCGGAAATCAAACGTGAATTTCATGAAAATATCCACCGGATATGCGAGATATTCCGGGACAATGCGTGCGTCAACAGCACGGCGAGCCATCGTGACCGGTTTCTTTCCGGGTTAAACGCTCATCTGAGCCATATCGGCCAGATGGATTATCTGGATCTGATAAAAGGCCTGCCCCCTGACATTTCACAATCCGGCAGTCACTGGCTGAACCAGATTGTTGAAACCATCTGCCGGAAAGCAGCCTCGGTCGCCCCGGCGATGAATCTGCTCAGCTGA
- the glmM gene encoding phosphoglucosamine mutase, producing MGKLFGTDGIRGEANQYPMDAVLAFSVGQAVTHILKRDNHCPRIIIGKDTRISGYMIESSLEAGITSMGGDPYLVGVLPTGGIAFITESMRADAGIVISASHNPYQDNGIKIFSGNGYKLSDAEEETIEAFLRQGNLPELVPPPDKIGRAYRIEDARGRYIVFLKHTFPRRLSIEGMKIVMDAANGAAYKVAPELFRELGAQVDVIHNTPNGLNINDQCGSQFTRDLRNRVRETGAAIGLAFDGDADRLIAVDEKGREISGDQIMIICAKMLKDQGRLKNNLLVSTVMSNLGLRVACRTLGIDHHASRVGDRYVLEDMKRLDGIIGGEQSGHMIFLDHHTTGDGLLTAIQLIAAMVIEGKPLSELAAIMDIFPQRLINIEVGSKPEIESLPRVVDAIRQVESDLGDEGRVLVRYSGTQNLCRVMVEGPCENITETCCKQIADIIREEIG from the coding sequence ATGGGTAAATTATTCGGCACGGATGGCATCCGGGGAGAAGCCAACCAATACCCGATGGATGCCGTGCTGGCATTTTCAGTCGGGCAGGCGGTTACACATATCCTGAAGAGGGATAATCACTGTCCCCGGATTATCATCGGAAAAGACACACGGATTTCCGGATATATGATTGAAAGCTCTCTTGAGGCAGGCATAACGTCCATGGGAGGGGATCCCTATCTGGTCGGGGTACTGCCAACCGGAGGAATCGCTTTTATCACGGAAAGCATGCGGGCTGATGCCGGAATTGTCATTTCCGCCTCACACAACCCCTACCAGGACAACGGAATCAAAATATTTTCCGGAAATGGATACAAATTATCAGACGCGGAAGAAGAAACGATCGAAGCATTCCTGCGCCAAGGCAACCTGCCGGAGCTGGTCCCGCCCCCGGACAAAATAGGCCGCGCCTATCGGATCGAGGATGCCCGGGGCCGATACATCGTTTTTTTAAAACACACCTTCCCCCGCCGGCTGTCGATCGAGGGGATGAAAATCGTCATGGATGCCGCCAACGGTGCTGCATATAAAGTAGCCCCGGAACTGTTCCGTGAGTTGGGCGCCCAGGTGGACGTGATTCACAACACGCCCAATGGCCTGAATATCAATGACCAGTGCGGTTCCCAGTTCACCCGGGACCTGAGAAACCGGGTCCGGGAAACCGGCGCAGCCATCGGACTTGCATTTGACGGAGACGCGGACCGGCTGATTGCCGTGGATGAAAAGGGGCGGGAAATATCCGGCGATCAGATTATGATCATCTGCGCAAAAATGCTCAAAGATCAGGGACGTCTGAAAAACAATCTTCTGGTCAGCACGGTAATGAGCAATCTCGGTCTGAGGGTGGCATGCAGGACCCTGGGAATTGACCATCACGCCTCCCGGGTCGGGGACCGCTATGTACTCGAAGACATGAAGCGACTGGATGGCATCATCGGCGGGGAACAGTCAGGGCATATGATTTTTCTCGATCATCACACGACCGGTGACGGTCTGCTCACCGCCATTCAACTGATCGCCGCAATGGTGATTGAGGGCAAGCCCCTGTCCGAACTGGCTGCCATAATGGATATTTTCCCTCAGCGCCTGATCAATATCGAGGTCGGATCAAAACCGGAGATTGAATCCCTTCCCCGGGTCGTCGATGCCATCAGGCAGGTCGAATCGGATCTGGGAGATGAGGGACGCGTTCTCGTCCGGTATTCGGGAACTCAGAATCTGTGCCGCGTCATGGTGGAAGGCCCTTGTGAAAACATTACCGAAACCTGTTGCAAACAGATTGCCGATATCATCCGGGAGGAAATCGGATAA
- the murJ gene encoding murein biosynthesis integral membrane protein MurJ: protein MSGSIYKKIGIASLIMMASIFLSRLTGLAREMVIAYIGGAGADVDAYQIAFVIPEILNHVVASGFLSVTFIPIFTAYLVRDKEDDGWAVFSTVLNSVGIILGVMILAAFMLAPRLIQVLAPGVQNPELAARAVRMTRIILPAQLLFFAGGMLMAVQFARERFFFPALAPLVYNLGIISGGLILGPWLGMEAFSWGVLCGAFVGNFLLQYWGARKAGMKWRMRVNLKHPDLKKYICLTLPLIIGLTMTFSTEIFLKYFGSFLPEGGISALNYAFRMMLMLVGLFGQAVGVASFPFLARLAAEKNFEQMNRLLDHSLRYLSLVIPLSVLLMVLRHEVVMIIFQRGRFDAAATELTARALLFLLVGSFGFAAQTIVVRGYYAIQNTLLPAIFGTLAVVMSLPLYWYGLRIAGISGVALAVTLSAVLQVLVLYGVWNKKSHNRGSRSVYALYGRMLLISAGIGFMLEAFKTILYRHVSDGSTITGSLIVIAVVTAAFFVMLAVAGYLFRVAEVEAMALKLVNRMTGRRTEVRGQKNK from the coding sequence TTGTCTGGATCAATATATAAAAAAATTGGGATTGCCTCTCTGATCATGATGGCATCCATTTTTCTGAGCCGGCTGACGGGGCTGGCCAGGGAAATGGTGATCGCGTATATCGGCGGGGCAGGGGCGGATGTAGATGCCTATCAGATTGCGTTTGTCATTCCGGAAATCCTGAATCATGTCGTGGCAAGCGGGTTTTTGTCCGTAACCTTTATTCCCATATTTACCGCCTACCTGGTTCGGGATAAAGAAGATGACGGATGGGCGGTATTTTCAACCGTATTAAACAGCGTTGGAATCATACTGGGGGTGATGATCCTGGCCGCTTTCATGCTTGCGCCCCGGCTCATTCAGGTGCTGGCGCCGGGGGTTCAGAATCCTGAACTGGCCGCGCGGGCGGTAAGAATGACCCGGATTATCCTGCCTGCCCAGTTGCTTTTTTTTGCCGGCGGGATGTTGATGGCGGTCCAGTTTGCCAGGGAAAGATTTTTTTTTCCGGCGCTGGCGCCGTTAGTCTATAACCTCGGAATTATTTCCGGCGGGCTTATCCTGGGGCCCTGGCTCGGCATGGAAGCATTTTCCTGGGGAGTGTTGTGCGGTGCGTTTGTCGGTAATTTTCTTCTTCAGTACTGGGGCGCCCGGAAAGCGGGGATGAAATGGCGTATGCGAGTCAATCTGAAACATCCGGATCTGAAAAAATACATATGCCTGACCCTGCCGCTGATCATCGGGTTGACCATGACCTTTTCAACTGAGATTTTTTTAAAATATTTTGGTTCGTTTCTGCCCGAAGGCGGTATTTCCGCCTTGAATTATGCCTTTCGGATGATGCTGATGCTCGTGGGACTGTTCGGACAGGCCGTAGGTGTGGCGTCATTTCCCTTTCTGGCGCGTCTGGCGGCTGAAAAAAACTTTGAGCAGATGAACCGCCTTCTCGATCATTCTCTGAGATATCTGTCACTGGTGATCCCTTTATCGGTGCTGCTCATGGTATTGCGGCATGAAGTGGTCATGATTATTTTTCAGCGCGGCCGTTTTGATGCCGCAGCGACCGAGCTGACCGCACGGGCACTGTTGTTTCTGCTCGTCGGCTCATTCGGTTTTGCCGCCCAGACAATCGTAGTCAGAGGCTACTATGCCATTCAAAATACGCTGCTCCCCGCTATATTCGGGACACTGGCAGTTGTGATGAGCCTTCCGCTGTACTGGTACGGGCTCAGGATAGCCGGCATATCGGGCGTCGCGCTGGCCGTAACGTTGTCGGCGGTTCTGCAGGTGCTGGTGTTGTATGGGGTATGGAACAAAAAAAGCCACAATCGCGGAAGCCGTTCCGTATATGCGCTTTATGGGCGGATGCTGTTGATCAGCGCAGGCATTGGATTCATGCTGGAAGCGTTTAAGACAATCCTGTACCGTCACGTATCGGATGGGTCGACGATTACCGGAAGCCTTATCGTTATCGCTGTTGTAACCGCTGCGTTTTTCGTCATGCTGGCCGTAGCCGGATATCTGTTCCGGGTAGCGGAGGTAGAGGCCATGGCGTTGAAACTGGTCAATCGGATGACAGGACGGAGGACGGAAGTCAGAGGCCAGAAGAACAAATAA
- a CDS encoding DegT/DnrJ/EryC1/StrS family aminotransferase: MPGFEWFGEEERKEVQDVLDTGVLSRYGFDQARKGHWKAKAFEAELSKRTGAAFSHLCGSGTAALNIALAACGVGAGDEVIVPPFTFIATIESVLNAGAVPVFAEIDETLCLNPETLEKVMTPRTKAVLPVHMCGTMARIDEIKDVCSRKSLVLIEDACQSLGATFHGRHVGTFGLMGCFSFDSVKTITCGEGGGVITNDKELYRLADAFSDHGHDHIGNDRGLENHFILGANYRICELNAAVGLAQLRKLDIILKKQRENKAVLKKALGQFPEISFRQIPDESGDSATFLSFFLPDESRTRQIATRLGQAGVDGCFYWFDNLWHYVRKWDHLKTLKSAARLPVTVLENCPDYRRLQVPESDRIMGRTLSMQIKLSWTAEELAQRIDKITSVFQGK, translated from the coding sequence ATGCCGGGGTTTGAATGGTTTGGTGAAGAAGAGCGAAAAGAAGTGCAGGACGTTTTGGATACAGGCGTTCTGTCCAGATATGGATTTGATCAGGCCCGAAAAGGCCACTGGAAAGCAAAAGCGTTTGAAGCCGAGCTGTCAAAACGAACCGGGGCAGCCTTCAGCCATCTGTGCGGCAGCGGAACCGCCGCGCTGAATATCGCGCTTGCGGCCTGTGGTGTCGGGGCAGGAGATGAGGTCATCGTGCCGCCCTTTACCTTTATTGCCACGATTGAATCGGTCCTGAATGCCGGAGCTGTTCCCGTGTTTGCCGAGATCGACGAAACCCTTTGCCTGAATCCGGAAACACTGGAGAAAGTGATGACGCCGCGGACAAAAGCCGTATTGCCGGTTCATATGTGTGGCACCATGGCCCGGATCGATGAAATCAAAGACGTTTGCAGCCGCAAGAGTCTGGTATTGATTGAAGACGCCTGTCAGAGCCTCGGGGCAACCTTTCATGGCAGGCATGTCGGTACGTTTGGTCTCATGGGCTGTTTTTCATTTGATTCGGTTAAAACCATTACCTGCGGTGAAGGTGGCGGCGTCATTACCAACGATAAGGAGCTGTATAGGTTAGCCGATGCCTTCTCTGATCACGGGCATGATCATATCGGCAATGACCGGGGGCTTGAAAATCATTTTATTCTGGGTGCAAACTACCGAATCTGTGAACTCAATGCCGCCGTAGGCCTTGCCCAGCTGAGAAAACTGGATATTATTCTGAAAAAACAGCGGGAGAATAAAGCCGTTCTTAAAAAGGCCCTGGGTCAGTTTCCCGAAATTTCCTTCCGACAGATTCCGGATGAAAGCGGCGATTCGGCTACCTTTCTGTCTTTTTTCCTGCCCGATGAATCGCGGACAAGGCAAATCGCAACCCGTCTGGGTCAGGCCGGTGTTGACGGCTGCTTTTACTGGTTTGACAATCTCTGGCATTACGTCCGGAAATGGGACCACCTGAAAACGCTGAAGTCGGCAGCCCGTCTTCCGGTTACCGTACTTGAAAATTGCCCGGATTACCGCAGGCTCCAGGTGCCTGAATCCGACCGGATTATGGGCCGGACCCTCTCGATGCAGATCAAGCTGTCATGGACGGCGGAGGAACTGGCACAGCGGATCGATAAGATTACATCGGTTTTTCAGGGGAAATAA
- a CDS encoding iron-containing alcohol dehydrogenase family protein: MFRNFKMVSKVIFGRGCFNQLDDIFSGKRVGSDSFMVFLVDDVFEDKPLRDRLPVKPQDLLLWVNVDDEPKTAYVDELTAKVKAFSGQLPAGVIGIGGGSTMDLSKAVSLMLTNPGSSADYQGWDLIKNPAVYHVGIPTLSGTGSEVSRTTVLTGPVKKLGINSDYTVFDQIVLDPELIAGVPKAQWFYTGMDCYIHCIESLTGTYLNSFSQAYGQKSLDLCQEVFLSGGPGSDDKLMMASYCGGMSIAYSQVGVCHALSYGLSFVLGLHHGIGNSVVFDYLEAFYPDGVREFREMMKKHDIQLPRNLTAGLPADKLETMVDVALVLEPLWENALGKDWKRVMTRDRIKDLYLRM, encoded by the coding sequence ATGTTTCGAAATTTCAAGATGGTGTCAAAGGTGATATTCGGCCGGGGATGTTTTAACCAGCTCGATGATATTTTTTCTGGAAAACGCGTCGGTTCCGATTCGTTCATGGTGTTTCTGGTCGATGATGTGTTTGAAGATAAGCCGTTGAGAGACCGGCTGCCGGTTAAACCACAGGATCTTTTATTGTGGGTCAATGTCGATGATGAGCCAAAAACCGCTTATGTGGATGAATTGACCGCGAAAGTAAAGGCTTTTTCCGGCCAGTTGCCCGCAGGGGTCATCGGAATCGGCGGTGGAAGCACCATGGATCTGTCAAAAGCGGTCTCACTGATGCTGACCAATCCGGGCAGTTCGGCCGACTATCAGGGGTGGGATCTGATCAAAAATCCGGCGGTTTATCATGTGGGGATTCCCACGCTGTCCGGAACCGGTTCCGAGGTTTCCAGAACGACGGTGTTGACTGGCCCTGTGAAGAAACTGGGGATAAATTCGGACTATACTGTATTTGATCAGATCGTTCTGGATCCGGAGCTGATAGCAGGGGTTCCGAAAGCTCAGTGGTTCTATACGGGAATGGACTGCTATATCCACTGCATCGAGTCATTGACCGGGACCTATCTGAATTCGTTCAGCCAGGCGTATGGTCAAAAATCACTGGACCTGTGCCAGGAGGTGTTTCTGTCCGGCGGGCCCGGCAGCGACGACAAGCTCATGATGGCATCGTACTGCGGCGGGATGAGCATTGCGTACTCGCAGGTGGGCGTCTGTCACGCCCTTTCCTACGGTCTTTCCTTTGTCCTGGGGCTTCATCATGGTATCGGAAACAGCGTTGTGTTCGATTATCTGGAAGCGTTTTATCCGGACGGTGTGCGTGAGTTTCGTGAGATGATGAAAAAGCATGATATTCAACTCCCCCGGAATCTGACCGCCGGGCTGCCTGCGGATAAACTGGAGACGATGGTCGATGTGGCGCTTGTGCTTGAACCGTTGTGGGAAAACGCACTGGGCAAAGACTGGAAGCGGGTTATGACGCGTGACAGAATAAAAGATCTGTATTTGAGGATGTAA
- the eno gene encoding phosphopyruvate hydratase, which yields MTEIIDVKAREILDSRGNPTVEVDVTLASGITGRAAVPSGASTGIREALELRDSDAKRFNGKGVIKAVENVNHEIGPAICGMDATDQLSLDQFMIDLDGTANKSKMGANAILGVSMSAARAASSALELPLYRYLGGINARYLPMPMMNILNGGAHAGNNLDIQEFMIIPFGAASFSQALQMGAETFHSLQKILKGKGLSTGVGDEGGFAPDLEANETAIQLIISAIESAGYVPGKDIGLALDCAASEFFENGQYVLKSENKSITGEQLIDFYEELIDKYPILSIEDGLAEQDWDNWELMTDRLGCSVQLVGDDVFVTNPAIFQKGIEQGIANSILIKLNQIGTVTETLEAIEIAKRSGYTTVISHRSGETEDTFIADLAVGINGGQIKTGSVSRSDRIAKYNQLLRIEEELGESAKFSNNIFMINM from the coding sequence ATGACTGAAATCATTGATGTTAAAGCAAGAGAAATATTAGACTCCAGGGGCAATCCTACGGTTGAGGTTGATGTAACGTTAGCTTCCGGAATCACGGGCCGGGCAGCTGTTCCATCCGGCGCGTCAACCGGAATCAGGGAAGCGCTGGAATTACGCGATTCGGATGCAAAACGCTTTAATGGAAAAGGCGTAATCAAAGCAGTAGAAAATGTCAATCACGAGATCGGCCCGGCCATCTGCGGCATGGATGCCACCGACCAGTTATCACTCGATCAGTTTATGATCGATCTTGACGGTACGGCCAACAAATCCAAAATGGGGGCCAATGCCATTCTCGGTGTATCCATGTCAGCGGCCAGGGCGGCATCCTCCGCGCTGGAGCTGCCACTGTATCGCTACCTTGGCGGGATTAACGCCCGATACCTGCCCATGCCCATGATGAACATCCTGAATGGGGGGGCCCATGCCGGCAACAATCTCGATATCCAGGAATTTATGATTATACCGTTCGGGGCCGCCAGTTTCAGTCAAGCCCTTCAAATGGGAGCGGAAACCTTTCACAGCCTTCAAAAAATTCTCAAAGGCAAGGGGTTGAGCACCGGGGTGGGCGATGAGGGCGGTTTCGCGCCGGATCTTGAAGCCAACGAAACAGCGATCCAGCTGATTATAAGCGCCATCGAATCTGCCGGATACGTACCGGGTAAGGACATCGGACTGGCCCTGGATTGCGCTGCCAGCGAGTTTTTTGAAAACGGTCAGTATGTGCTGAAATCCGAAAATAAATCCATTACCGGCGAGCAGCTGATCGACTTTTATGAAGAATTAATCGATAAATACCCGATTCTGTCCATAGAAGATGGCCTTGCCGAACAGGACTGGGACAACTGGGAACTGATGACCGATCGTCTGGGCTGTAGCGTTCAGCTGGTAGGTGATGATGTATTTGTTACCAATCCGGCTATTTTCCAGAAAGGAATCGAACAGGGCATTGCCAATTCCATCCTGATAAAGCTGAACCAGATCGGTACCGTAACCGAAACGCTCGAGGCTATCGAAATAGCTAAACGGTCCGGCTATACGACCGTCATTTCTCACCGATCCGGCGAAACCGAAGACACCTTTATTGCCGATCTTGCAGTCGGAATAAACGGCGGCCAGATCAAAACCGGTTCCGTATCCCGATCGGATCGGATCGCCAAGTATAATCAGCTGCTCCGTATCGAGGAAGAACTCGGAGAATCAGCAAAATTTTCAAATAATATTTTTATGATCAACATGTAA